A single region of the Vicia villosa cultivar HV-30 ecotype Madison, WI linkage group LG4, Vvil1.0, whole genome shotgun sequence genome encodes:
- the LOC131594452 gene encoding nudix hydrolase 18, mitochondrial-like: MSVSSSSSSQNHHFLLILSFIFHINKTNNNKNNSVVMGLLLSRTLASKCFYPLLLSKNVHNDFFPQQLENMISLVSPRTGRHLQRYEKGCRQVVGCIPYRYKSNGTQENEIEVLLISAQKGSGMQFPKGGWESDESMEQAALRETIEEAGVIGCVESNLGKWCYKSKRQPIMHEGYMFPMLVSKELDNWPEMNLRKRKWLTVDEAKEICPYAWMKEALDELVSRQTTINSI, translated from the exons atgtctgtttcttcttcttcatcttctcaaaATCATCATTTCCTTCTCATTCtctctttcatttttcacatcaacaaaacaaacaacaacaaaaacaattccGTTGTAATGGGTCTTTTGCTTTCAAGGACTTTGGCTTCCAAATGCTTTTACCCTTTGCTTTTATCTAAGAATGTTCATAATGATTTCTTTCCTCAACAATTGGAGAACATGATTAGTTTGGTGTCTCCTAGGACGGGAAGACATTTGCAGAGATATGAGAAAGGGTGTCGCCAAGTTGTGGG aTGCATACCTTATAGATACAAAAGCAATGGAACCCAAGAAAATGAAATAGAAGTTCTTTTGATTAGTGCTCAAAAGGGTAGTGGAATGCAATTCCCAAAG GGAGGTTGGGAAAGTGATGAATCCATGGAACAAGCTGCTTTGAGAGAAACCATAGAAGAAGCTGGTGTTATTGGATGTGTTGAA AGTAACTTGGGTAAATGGTGTTATAAGAGCAAACGCCAACCCATTATGCATGAAGGATACATGTTTCCTATGCTTGTTAGCAAGGAGTTGGATAATTGGCCAGAAATGAacttaagaaaaagaaaatgg TTGACTGTGGATGAAGCAAAAGAAATATGCCCATATGCATGGATGAAGGAAGCTTTAGATGAATTGGTTAGTAGACAAACAACAATCAATTCAATCTAA